A single window of Vigna radiata var. radiata cultivar VC1973A chromosome 4, Vradiata_ver6, whole genome shotgun sequence DNA harbors:
- the LOC106758109 gene encoding translocon-associated protein subunit beta, with the protein MADPISKTLIAFALLASLLLCSHASSDVPFIVAHKKASLNRLKSGAERVSVSIDIYNQGTSTAYDVSLTDDSWPSDAFELVTGTTSKSWERLDAGGILSHTFELEAKSKGLFAGEPAVIKFRVPTKAALQEAYSTPILPLDVLADRPPEKKFEWAKRLLAKYGSLISVVTIVVLFVYLVATPSKSSTKGSKKKR; encoded by the exons ATGGCGGATCCAATCTCGAAGACTCTGATAGCGTTTGCGCTTCTAGCTTCTTTGTTGCTGTGTTCACACGCTTCCTCTGACGTTCCCTTCATCGTCGCTCACAAGAAGGCCTCCCTCAACAGACTCAAGTCTGGTGCGGAAAGGGTCTCTGTTTCCATCGACATCTACAACCAAGGAACCTC GACGGCATATGATGTGAGTTTAACGGACGATAGCTGGCCAAGTGATGCCTTTGAATTAGTTACCGGCACCACTTCAAAGTCATGGGAAAGGCTTGATGC TGGTGGCATCCTTTCTCACACATTTGAGTTGGAGGCAAAATCCAAGGGGTTATTTGCCGGTGAACCAGCTGTCATAAAGTTCCGCGTTCCCACAAAGGCTGCTTTGCAG GAGGCCTATTCAACTCCCATATTGCCTTTAGATGTTCTTGCTGATAGACCACCCGAGAAGAAGTTTGAATGG GCTAAG AGGTTGCTGGCTAAGTATGGATCTCTAATCTCAGTGGTCACCATCGTGGTGCTGTTTGTATACTTGGTAGCTACTCCATCAAAATCCAGCACAAAAGGAAGCAAGAAGAAGCGTTAA